In Alteribacter lacisalsi, a genomic segment contains:
- a CDS encoding NADP-dependent oxidoreductase, whose translation MEMQKRILLHKRPEGMPGHEHFKLEDGPIPSIKHNQVLVRTIYVSVDPYMRGRMEDTKSYVPPFKLGEVIDGGIVGKVVSSTSTRFSEGDYVTGHLGWQEYNAADEHNLRKIDPDSAPLTAYLGTLGMPGLTAYFGMTKIGLPKEGETAVVSGAAGAVGMIAGQIAKLHGARVIGIAGTDEKTRYLTETAGFDKAVNYKTEKNLHQSLKEACPEGIDVYFDNTGGTISEAVYPLMNDFGRIPQCGAISSYNKSGDDYGPRIHPFIVKSRLRVQGFIVSDYADEFQTGAQKLGTWLQEGRLVYEETINEGFDSIPDAFLGLFEGKNLGKQLIKVSDE comes from the coding sequence ATGGAAATGCAAAAGCGTATTCTGCTTCACAAACGTCCTGAAGGGATGCCCGGTCACGAACATTTTAAGCTGGAGGATGGGCCGATTCCTTCTATTAAGCACAACCAGGTTCTCGTCCGTACAATTTACGTGTCGGTTGATCCGTATATGAGAGGCAGAATGGAAGATACCAAATCCTACGTTCCTCCATTTAAACTTGGTGAAGTGATTGACGGAGGAATCGTTGGAAAAGTCGTTTCATCCACCAGTACCCGCTTTTCTGAAGGCGACTATGTTACAGGCCACCTGGGATGGCAGGAATATAATGCAGCCGATGAACACAACCTCCGCAAAATAGACCCGGATTCCGCCCCACTCACCGCCTATCTCGGGACTCTTGGTATGCCGGGGCTGACGGCTTATTTTGGGATGACCAAAATCGGCCTGCCTAAAGAAGGGGAGACGGCTGTTGTCTCCGGTGCTGCAGGTGCAGTGGGCATGATTGCTGGACAGATTGCAAAGCTCCACGGCGCCAGAGTGATCGGGATTGCCGGCACGGACGAAAAGACCCGCTACCTTACCGAAACAGCCGGGTTTGATAAAGCAGTCAATTACAAAACAGAGAAAAACCTTCACCAGTCCTTGAAGGAAGCCTGTCCCGAAGGCATTGACGTGTACTTTGATAATACGGGCGGGACAATCTCAGAGGCCGTTTATCCGCTCATGAACGACTTCGGACGTATTCCTCAGTGCGGGGCCATCTCCTCCTATAACAAATCCGGTGATGATTATGGTCCGCGAATTCATCCTTTCATTGTGAAATCGCGACTCCGTGTTCAGGGCTTTATCGTGTCAGATTATGCTGATGAATTTCAGACAGGAGCACAGAAGCTCGGCACGTGGCTGCAGGAAGGGAGACTAGTATATGAAGAAACAATAAATGAAGGGTTCGACTCTATTCCTGATGCCTTTCTTGGTCTCTTTGAAGGTAAAAATCTCGGTAAACAGCTGATTAAAGTCTCTGATGAATAA